A DNA window from candidate division KSB1 bacterium contains the following coding sequences:
- a CDS encoding DsbA family protein: MKKELIYIGDPMCSWCWGFSPVLQEIRKQFQDHLAFSVIVGGLRAGTSENLTEDLKQDIRGHWTEVNKMTGQPFSFNFFNRDNFIYNTEPACRAVVTIRNLKPNLVFSYFESLHHSFYVENHDITTTEVLSNNAGKIGVDSEAFQLTFNSRKIIDETASDFETARRMGVFGFPSLVLKEAEKIIPVSNGYCTFEGLTRKLDKVLNHQSF; encoded by the coding sequence TTGAAAAAAGAACTCATCTATATCGGCGACCCGATGTGTTCCTGGTGTTGGGGATTTTCTCCGGTCTTGCAGGAAATTCGCAAACAATTCCAGGATCATCTGGCGTTTTCAGTTATTGTTGGCGGACTGCGGGCAGGCACTTCAGAAAATCTGACTGAGGATCTAAAACAAGACATCCGTGGCCATTGGACAGAGGTCAACAAAATGACCGGCCAACCATTTTCATTTAATTTCTTTAACCGTGATAATTTTATTTACAATACCGAACCCGCTTGCCGTGCAGTCGTGACCATTCGAAATCTAAAACCGAATTTAGTGTTCAGCTATTTTGAATCGCTGCACCATTCTTTTTATGTTGAGAATCATGACATAACAACAACGGAGGTGTTATCCAACAATGCCGGAAAAATTGGGGTGGATAGTGAGGCGTTTCAACTAACGTTCAATTCCCGGAAAATTATCGATGAAACGGCAAGTGATTTCGAAACTGCCAGAAGAATGGGTGTCTTTGGTTTTCCATCTTTAGTATTGAAAGAAGCTGAAAAAATAATCCCAGTGTCGAACGGGTACTGCACTTTCGAGGGGCTTACCCGCAAACTTGATAAAGTACTCAATCATCAGAGTTTTTAG
- a CDS encoding VOC family protein, with the protein MEISEYTPGTFCWIELVTSDGDGAKKFYADLFGLGFNDQPVGEDAVYTMLNKEGKNVAALYQMNEEQKSRGIYPHWNSYVSVKSADETTEKVKSLGGTVTMEPCDVFDAGRMAMFQDPTGASFAVWQPNQHIGAQLTNDPGTLCWNELVTNDTQKAGEFYTRLFGWTSNTDSGSPPYTMFMNGERPAGGMLEIQKEWGEVPPNWVVYFAVEDCDTSAEKATSLGAKILSPPTDVPEIGRFAVIQDAQGAAFAIIKLENPDQ; encoded by the coding sequence ATGGAGATTTCCGAATACACTCCCGGCACCTTTTGCTGGATAGAACTGGTCACGTCTGACGGCGATGGCGCTAAGAAATTTTATGCCGACCTATTCGGCTTAGGCTTTAACGATCAGCCAGTGGGTGAAGACGCGGTTTATACCATGCTCAACAAAGAAGGCAAAAATGTAGCTGCGCTCTACCAGATGAATGAAGAACAAAAATCCCGCGGCATTTATCCACATTGGAACTCGTACGTTTCGGTCAAAAGTGCAGATGAAACGACTGAGAAAGTTAAATCACTGGGCGGAACGGTGACGATGGAGCCGTGTGATGTGTTTGACGCCGGCCGCATGGCGATGTTTCAAGATCCAACGGGGGCATCCTTTGCTGTGTGGCAGCCCAACCAACACATCGGCGCGCAGTTAACCAATGATCCGGGAACCCTGTGCTGGAACGAGCTTGTTACAAACGATACTCAAAAAGCCGGTGAGTTTTATACCAGGCTCTTCGGTTGGACCAGCAATACAGATTCGGGGTCGCCGCCATACACCATGTTTATGAATGGGGAGCGACCTGCCGGTGGCATGCTTGAAATCCAGAAAGAATGGGGAGAAGTGCCGCCGAATTGGGTGGTCTATTTTGCCGTGGAAGATTGTGACACCAGTGCTGAAAAAGCGACATCACTGGGTGCCAAGATTCTCTCACCTCCAACAGATGTTCCGGAGATAGGGAGATTCGCTGTGATTCAGGATGCCCAGGGAGCGGCTTTTGCGATTATCAAATTAGAGAATCCGGACCAGTGA
- a CDS encoding antitoxin produces MKVLTIRGLDKELAARIKDAAQKESLSVNQYIINLLKKNFGQMKEKKFTKRHHDLDALVGKWDEEEYHAIKNEIEAQRKIDKDLWK; encoded by the coding sequence ATGAAAGTATTGACAATCCGGGGCCTTGACAAAGAGCTTGCCGCTAGAATTAAAGATGCAGCCCAAAAAGAATCTTTGAGTGTCAATCAATACATCATTAATTTGCTAAAAAAGAACTTTGGGCAAATGAAAGAGAAAAAGTTTACTAAAAGGCATCATGATCTAGATGCCCTTGTCGGCAAGTGGGATGAAGAAGAGTATCATGCTATCAAAAATGAGATTGAAGCTCAGCGAAAAATTGATAAGGATTTGTGGAAGTGA